Proteins encoded together in one Undibacterium sp. CCC3.4 window:
- a CDS encoding type IV pilus modification PilV family protein has product MLKIASKKQQGMLLIEVLVSLVIFSVAVLGLIGLQAVATKTSYDAEDRNRASVLANEIITAMWTQNTSSLPTAIVTAWQTQVANNAATGLPSGTGAISAPDANNVVTVTITWSSPNRKPGDPASQYITQLNALP; this is encoded by the coding sequence ATGCTCAAGATCGCAAGCAAAAAACAACAGGGCATGCTGCTTATCGAAGTCTTGGTGTCACTGGTGATTTTTTCCGTTGCCGTGCTGGGCTTGATCGGCTTGCAAGCCGTGGCTACCAAAACATCCTACGATGCCGAAGACCGCAATCGCGCATCCGTCTTGGCCAATGAAATTATTACTGCCATGTGGACGCAAAACACCAGCTCGCTGCCAACGGCAATCGTTACGGCCTGGCAAACTCAAGTAGCCAACAATGCCGCCACCGGCTTGCCCTCCGGCACAGGTGCCATCAGCGCACCGGACGCCAATAATGTCGTCACCGTTACGATTACCTGGAGTTCACCTAACCGTAAACCCGGCGATCCTGCCAGCCAGTACATTACCCAGCTCAATGCCTTGCCATGA
- a CDS encoding pilus assembly protein, translated as MKQPALLTRLPQILFGAFALSSLLTPLAAHAQVALGDQPLFTSIAVPGNLLLSLSVEYPTALSWAYPYNTNPYSPATNYLGYFDPAKCYTYQAVVTAPETPYFQSYSAATSHACTTTRTVSLWSGNWLNWAGMQTIDTFRWALTGGFRSTDTASTTVLERAWASGQGGSGETPTKTIPKSGNPASDVSGATPFTWASVTSRVWGAGNQIWVSNISAGSLDSVNAAGTTAYSGQSSLSTTNPANTNATYALNVRVRVCDTTVNLEANCISYGNGAKPEGLMQQYAQKMRYAAFGYLNDGSINRDGGVLRANMKYIAPTQPVPGAPSISNTMAEWSATDGTFIANPNPTDATNSAVTKSGVMNYLNQFGQAAHTYKIYDPVSELFYAGIRYFKNLGNVTAYTSGATAAMIDGFPVITAWNDPILYSCQKNFIVGIGDVNTHADANLPGSTLTSSYERIADKPVDTTVNVQTATAMVGTLEGITTTALRGDNATNFIAGLAYDSHVKDMRPNDFPNSDGTTPKTLIQTVSTYWIDVLENQNYSNNNQYYLAAKYGGFIIPSGFQPYASSNAKNLLTIGGGTTPLTTTMWHTNTDTLGSNSRPDNYFSGGQADKMVAGLTNAFASIASNISGSTTAFSTVSTKLTAANNISYASEYSSSNWTGNLLASTITYDSSGNASSVTNWFAQSLLTSTSTRKIVTCCTTAGAAFPFQASNLLNSNPSNYATFATVPGVPTASQSSPNYLAYLRGSQTLEIGQTNGVYRTRAALLGDIVGSKVAAVGPPDSGFSESANPGYKAFKTLYANRKTVAYVGANDGMLHAFDGSLAGGTEMFAYIPSFLYGSSTSAPLTGLASLGSSSFVHHYFVDGLQQAFDIDLNATYQSSDSSAAWSSVLIGGLGKGGKGYYAIDVTDPASWTTETVLSGKVLWEFTDSRMGYSYGPPVVVKTKKYGWTVIFTSGYNNSDGNGYLFFVNPKTGVLLEAVATGTGSATNQTGLTYATAFVNNFSDSTADAIYAGDLLGNVWRVDLTTSTGTYAAPTQLAVLKDSRGNVQPVTTRPLIEVQPGAFKRYVLIGTGRLLASQDIASPNIQSFYAIADGNATKFYTTTTLPSGVVFPIQRSNMVANTNLLSGIGTAPANPMGWYYDLGVSSGNGVAERIIINPTSTNGFVAFASTTPNGDVCNPSGTGAVYAVNFATGITALVDATGRSVVSVASSVISNIQFYNVAGHLRLQIGTQSVGNGSGLPAPTTVQSVTEAPVNFRSVNWRELPTAD; from the coding sequence ATGAAGCAGCCTGCATTATTGACACGTTTGCCGCAGATCTTGTTCGGCGCATTCGCGCTCTCTTCGCTGCTGACGCCGCTGGCAGCCCATGCCCAAGTCGCCTTGGGGGATCAGCCGCTGTTTACCTCGATCGCCGTGCCGGGCAACTTGCTGCTCTCGCTGTCGGTAGAATATCCGACGGCGCTGAGCTGGGCCTATCCCTACAATACCAATCCGTATAGCCCGGCGACCAATTATCTCGGTTATTTCGATCCCGCCAAATGCTACACCTATCAAGCTGTGGTGACGGCGCCGGAAACTCCGTATTTTCAATCTTATTCAGCGGCCACTAGCCACGCCTGCACCACCACCAGAACTGTCTCGCTGTGGAGTGGTAACTGGCTCAATTGGGCTGGCATGCAAACCATCGACACTTTCCGCTGGGCTTTGACGGGCGGTTTTCGCTCCACCGACACAGCCTCGACCACGGTACTCGAACGTGCTTGGGCTTCGGGGCAGGGTGGTTCGGGCGAAACACCGACCAAAACCATTCCTAAGTCGGGCAACCCGGCCAGCGATGTCTCGGGTGCGACGCCATTTACTTGGGCCAGCGTGACTTCGCGTGTCTGGGGCGCGGGCAATCAAATTTGGGTTTCGAATATCTCGGCCGGCTCGCTCGATAGCGTCAACGCCGCCGGTACCACGGCGTATTCCGGCCAAAGTTCACTCAGCACAACGAATCCGGCCAACACCAACGCGACCTATGCACTCAACGTGCGCGTGCGGGTGTGTGACACGACTGTCAATCTCGAAGCCAACTGTATCAGCTATGGCAACGGTGCCAAACCGGAAGGCTTGATGCAACAGTATGCGCAGAAGATGCGTTATGCCGCCTTCGGCTACCTCAATGACGGTTCTATTAACCGCGATGGCGGCGTTTTGCGCGCTAATATGAAATACATTGCGCCGACCCAGCCGGTACCGGGGGCACCGAGCATCAGCAACACCATGGCCGAGTGGAGTGCCACCGATGGCACTTTTATCGCTAATCCCAACCCGACGGATGCCACCAATTCTGCTGTTACCAAGAGTGGGGTCATGAATTACCTCAATCAATTCGGACAAGCGGCACATACCTATAAAATTTACGATCCGGTCAGCGAACTGTTTTACGCCGGCATACGCTATTTTAAAAATCTCGGCAATGTCACTGCCTACACCAGTGGTGCGACAGCGGCAATGATCGATGGCTTCCCTGTCATTACTGCATGGAATGACCCGATTTTGTACTCATGCCAGAAAAACTTCATCGTTGGTATTGGTGACGTCAATACCCATGCCGATGCAAACTTACCTGGAAGTACGCTGACCTCCAGTTATGAAAGGATCGCCGATAAGCCGGTCGACACCACGGTCAATGTGCAAACGGCGACCGCCATGGTTGGCACTTTGGAAGGCATTACGACGACCGCGTTGAGAGGCGATAACGCGACCAATTTCATCGCCGGCTTGGCCTATGATTCGCATGTCAAAGACATGCGTCCGAATGATTTCCCCAACAGCGACGGTACTACCCCGAAAACTTTAATACAGACCGTCTCGACCTACTGGATCGACGTGCTGGAAAATCAAAACTATTCGAATAATAATCAGTATTATCTGGCAGCGAAATACGGCGGCTTCATCATCCCCAGTGGGTTTCAGCCGTATGCAAGCAGCAATGCTAAAAACTTGCTGACGATAGGCGGCGGCACCACGCCCTTGACCACCACCATGTGGCATACCAATACCGATACCCTAGGCAGTAATAGTCGCCCGGATAACTACTTCAGTGGTGGTCAAGCCGATAAAATGGTTGCCGGATTAACTAACGCCTTTGCCAGTATCGCCAGTAATATTTCCGGCTCGACCACGGCGTTTTCGACTGTTTCCACCAAGCTGACCGCCGCCAATAATATCAGTTACGCGTCCGAATACAGCTCCTCTAACTGGACCGGCAATCTTTTGGCCAGCACGATTACCTACGACAGTTCCGGTAATGCCAGCAGTGTTACCAACTGGTTTGCACAGAGTTTGTTAACCTCAACGTCGACACGAAAAATTGTGACTTGCTGCACCACAGCCGGTGCCGCCTTTCCATTTCAAGCCAGTAATTTGTTGAATTCCAACCCGAGCAACTACGCGACCTTTGCCACGGTTCCCGGCGTGCCGACTGCCTCGCAATCGTCGCCTAATTATCTGGCTTATTTACGTGGCAGCCAAACTTTGGAAATCGGTCAAACCAATGGAGTTTACCGCACGCGTGCCGCATTGCTTGGCGATATAGTCGGCTCTAAGGTGGCAGCGGTCGGCCCACCTGATAGCGGCTTTTCAGAAAGTGCCAACCCTGGTTACAAAGCGTTCAAGACCTTGTATGCCAATCGCAAGACCGTTGCCTATGTTGGTGCCAATGACGGTATGTTGCATGCTTTCGATGGTTCGCTCGCCGGTGGCACGGAAATGTTTGCGTATATTCCCAGCTTTCTTTACGGTAGCAGTACCAGCGCACCGCTCACTGGCTTGGCGTCGCTCGGCAGCAGCAGCTTCGTCCATCATTATTTCGTCGATGGTTTACAACAAGCCTTTGATATCGATCTCAATGCCACTTACCAAAGCAGCGACAGCAGCGCGGCGTGGAGTTCGGTACTCATAGGCGGACTGGGCAAGGGCGGCAAAGGCTATTATGCGATCGATGTTACCGATCCTGCCAGTTGGACCACTGAAACCGTACTTTCTGGTAAAGTATTGTGGGAATTTACCGATAGCCGCATGGGCTATTCGTATGGCCCGCCGGTGGTGGTGAAAACCAAGAAATACGGCTGGACCGTGATCTTCACCTCGGGCTATAACAACAGCGATGGCAATGGCTACCTGTTTTTCGTCAACCCCAAAACCGGCGTATTGCTCGAAGCCGTCGCCACCGGCACCGGCAGTGCCACTAACCAAACTGGCCTGACCTATGCGACGGCCTTCGTTAATAATTTCAGTGACAGCACGGCCGATGCGATCTACGCCGGCGATTTGCTGGGCAATGTATGGCGTGTTGACCTGACCACCAGCACGGGCACCTATGCGGCACCGACTCAACTTGCCGTACTCAAGGATAGCAGAGGTAATGTACAACCGGTAACGACGCGCCCCTTGATTGAAGTTCAACCGGGTGCCTTCAAGCGCTATGTCTTGATCGGCACCGGGCGTTTGCTGGCAAGCCAAGATATTGCCAGCCCGAATATCCAAAGCTTTTATGCCATCGCTGATGGTAACGCCACGAAATTTTACACGACGACCACCTTACCAAGCGGTGTAGTTTTCCCGATTCAACGCAGTAATATGGTGGCCAATACCAATCTGTTAAGCGGCATAGGCACGGCACCGGCGAATCCTATGGGCTGGTACTATGACCTCGGTGTCAGCAGCGGTAACGGCGTGGCCGAACGCATTATTATCAACCCTACCAGCACCAATGGCTTCGTGGCATTTGCTTCGACCACGCCGAACGGCGATGTCTGTAACCCATCCGGTACCGGCGCAGTCTATGCAGTCAATTTCGCGACCGGCATCACTGCCTTGGTCGATGCGACCGGACGCTCAGTCGTGTCAGTGGCCTCATCGGTGATCAGTAACATTCAGTTTTACAATGTTGCCGGCCATCTGAGGCTGCAAATCGGCACTCAGAGTGTCGGCAACGGTTCCGGCTTACCAGCACCAACCACGGTGCAATCTGTTACGGAAGCACCGGTTAATTTTAGATCAGTCAACTGGCGTGAATTACCAACTGCGGATTGA
- a CDS encoding PilW family protein, protein MIKLIRNRKSANGFSLVELMVVIVLVLMMSLAIFGILSTSEGKKRTLTSVNDINQAGNYAMYQLEKSLRAAGSGISQNYQTVFGCPLRAALSGNQILPFTGTMAAPFAALNTALTGNFRLAPLIIAKDATTPNMSGSKSDVIIMMSGTAGYGEVPTAFNSIPVSNNLSLINTVAFNANDLILLMDQSAGTPCFLSQVDAAFTTAVGVTTLPMAGSFYSDTIAGNSISSLPGTAIAMNLGNATGNLPNFQMFGVGNNNTLFQYDLLQGGTLNTPLAIADGIFEMHALYGVASAAGGGLLDTWVDPAAAGFDYLTLENGSAPSTKTLVTIKAIRVGFITRTSLPEKASTPPATTGPIKLFSDLGPTVTYTRTLTAAEQNYRYRTVELTIPLRNSLFLN, encoded by the coding sequence ATGATTAAGCTTATACGCAATAGAAAATCCGCTAACGGCTTCTCCTTGGTCGAGCTGATGGTGGTGATCGTGCTGGTTTTGATGATGTCACTGGCGATTTTCGGCATTTTATCGACCAGCGAAGGAAAAAAGCGCACTTTAACGTCGGTCAATGACATCAATCAAGCCGGCAACTATGCCATGTATCAGTTGGAAAAATCCTTACGTGCTGCCGGTTCCGGAATTTCACAAAATTACCAAACCGTGTTCGGCTGCCCATTGCGCGCCGCCTTGTCGGGCAATCAAATTTTGCCGTTCACCGGCACCATGGCCGCACCGTTTGCGGCACTCAACACCGCTTTGACCGGTAATTTCAGACTCGCGCCCTTGATCATCGCTAAAGATGCCACGACACCGAACATGAGTGGCAGCAAATCGGACGTGATCATCATGATGTCGGGCACTGCTGGCTATGGCGAAGTGCCGACCGCCTTCAATAGTATTCCTGTGTCTAATAATTTAAGCTTGATCAATACCGTCGCATTCAATGCCAATGACCTCATACTATTGATGGACCAAAGTGCCGGTACACCATGTTTTCTCTCGCAAGTCGATGCCGCCTTCACTACGGCAGTCGGTGTGACGACTTTACCTATGGCCGGCAGTTTTTATTCCGATACGATAGCCGGCAACTCAATTTCCAGCTTGCCCGGCACGGCTATCGCTATGAACTTGGGCAATGCCACCGGTAATCTGCCGAACTTCCAAATGTTTGGTGTTGGCAATAATAACACTTTATTTCAATACGATTTATTACAAGGCGGGACCTTGAATACACCATTGGCGATTGCCGATGGTATTTTTGAAATGCATGCTTTGTATGGCGTTGCCTCTGCCGCTGGTGGCGGCCTTCTTGATACTTGGGTAGATCCGGCAGCCGCCGGCTTCGATTATCTGACTTTGGAAAACGGCAGTGCCCCAAGTACCAAGACCTTGGTCACGATTAAAGCGATACGCGTAGGCTTCATCACGCGCACTTCACTGCCGGAAAAAGCCAGCACACCGCCGGCCACGACTGGCCCGATTAAGCTGTTTTCTGATCTTGGCCCGACAGTCACCTACACCCGCACGCTCACTGCTGCCGAACAGAATTACCGCTACCGTACCGTTGAGTTGACGATACCCTTACGTAACTCTTTATTTCTGAACTGA